GGCCCACCGGACCGGCAACCCGGTCGAGCCGTTCCCGGCCGACTGGACCGACTACGCCCAGGCCGGCGTCGCGGATGCGAGCGCCCTCGACGCCCTGATCCTCGACTGGCTCACCCGCATCGGCATGGGCGAGGAGGTCTACCGCTTCGGCCTCCTCGGGCAGGTCGATCCGGAGCGCCACCCCGACCTCGCCGCCTGGCTGATCGAGGCCCGGACCGCCTTCCGCGAGCGCCTGGCGGCGGAGGGGCACGCCCACCTCGTCGAGCCGTTCGACCCCGCCCGCTACAACCGTCAGGCGACGGTGGCCGAGAACCTGCTGTTCGGCGTGCCGACCACCACGGCGCTCACCGGCCGGGCACTCGCCGAGCACGCGGTGGTGCGCCTCGTCCTCGATCGCACGGGGCTCGCCGACGACCTCGTCACCATGGGCGAGCGGATCGCCGCCACGATGCTGGAGATCTTCCGCGGCCTGCCGAGCGGGCATCCGCTGTTCGAGCAGTTCTCGTTCCTCTCCGCCGACGAACTGCCGGAATACGAGGCGATCCTCGCCCGCCGCACCGCCACCGAGGCCTCCGCCGAGCGCCACGGCGGCGGCGCGCTCAACCGGATCCGGCGGCGCTGGATCGGGCTCGGCCGCTACGGCTCGGCCGACGCGACCCGGCTCATCGCCCTGCCGCTCGCCTATATCGAGCCGCGCCACCGCCTCGGCCTGATCGACGACGCCTTCCGCGAGCGGCTGGTCGCGGCGCGGGGCGAGCTGCGCACCACCCTCGACGAGGCCGGCCTCGGCGGCGTCGACTTCTACGACCCCGACCAGGTCTGCGCCGCGGCCCCCTTGCGCGACAACCTCCTGTTCGGCCGCATCAACCAGTCGGTCGCCGACGCCGTCGAGACCGTGACGGCCACCGGCACCGCCCTCGTGCAGGAGATGCGCCTCGCCCCCGCCATCACCCGGGTCGGGCTCGACCATCAGGTCGGCCCGGAGGGGCGCTTCCTGTCGAGCGGCCAGCGCGCGGTGGTGAGCCTGGTGCGCGCCCTGATCCGCCGGCCCGACCTCCTCGTCCTCGACGGCGCCCTCTCGCCGATGGGCGAGAACCGCGCCCGCACGGTGTTGGGCCTGCTGCTCGAGCGGTTCGGCCGCGAGAACAGCCTCGTGGTGGTGCTGCCGAACGACCGCGTCGCCGACCGCTTCGAGTGGGTGCTGCGGGCGGCGGGCACGCAGGTCCACGGCCCGGAGCGGCCGGCGAGAGGCGAGGGAGCCCCCGCCGAGGGCCATGAATCCGCCCCCGGCGGTGGTGAGTCCGCCTCCGGCGGCGAAACCGCGGAAACCGTCGGCGAAGCGTCCCCCGAAGCGTCCCCAGAAGCGTCCCCCGGTGGCGAAGCGTCCCCCGGAGAGACGGCGGCGGGGGCTGGCGTTGCGGGCCCGGCTGCGGCAGTCTCCGGACGCGCCGGGGATGAGACGGGGCCGGAGCCGGCGCGCGTCGAGCAGGATGTGAAGGCATGACGCTTGAGACCGAGGTGCAGTCGCTGCGCCAAGTGCCGATGTTCCGCGAGGTGGATCCGGCGCGCCTGAAGCTGCTCGCCTTCACCAGCGAGCGGGTGCATTTCGCCGACGGCCAGCGCTTCTTCGACCGGGGCGACGCGGCGGACGCGGCCTACCTGATCCTGGAAGGGGAGGCCGCCGTCACGCTGGACGGCCCGGGGGGACCGATCCGCCTGGCGCTCCTCGGGGCCAACGCGCTCGTCGGCGAGATGGGCATCCTGGCCGACCAGCCCCGCTCCGCCACCGTGACCGCGGTGACGCCGACGACGGCCCTGCGCATCGACCGCCGGGTCTTCCTCGAACTCCTGAGCCAGTTCCCGCAGATCGCCATCGCGGTCATGCGCGAGCTTGCCCACCGCCTCGAGATGACGAACCAGCAGCTCGCGCAGATGCGGACCGGCTGACACGACCAGCACCGGCGAGGCGCGCCCGAGCAAGAGGCCGCGCCCGCGACAACGGGG
The sequence above is drawn from the Methylobacterium terrae genome and encodes:
- a CDS encoding Crp/Fnr family transcriptional regulator, producing the protein MTLETEVQSLRQVPMFREVDPARLKLLAFTSERVHFADGQRFFDRGDAADAAYLILEGEAAVTLDGPGGPIRLALLGANALVGEMGILADQPRSATVTAVTPTTALRIDRRVFLELLSQFPQIAIAVMRELAHRLEMTNQQLAQMRTG